Proteins from one Monodelphis domestica isolate mMonDom1 chromosome 6, mMonDom1.pri, whole genome shotgun sequence genomic window:
- the LOC130455247 gene encoding mucin-2-like → MSTATTSVKSTTNIKSATPSAISAIAKKYSPSTISPKPSNVIKTTTKLTITKSSILSKTSTSKKSTPNNTMHQNPTTSTTISIKPAMTTSAKTSRTIKSTSTLTSSLKSTTVAKTTTNNLGASIASFSRPVPNNATSLTIATTPAIISNARSTATSMTIPSTTTISAPTTFTSMVVAPTGPTYLVSNITSSGTLSLTTSTAMATSTSDTSTITSLTTTSTTSSTPITTTTIATGCTAAVSNTTMAGTQFATISINSYTTTTDRVSTTSAVSTTAPTTQATTTSSDTSATTSTTSTTAASSATPATTTANIGVTSVATSPSSAASSIPATSIATTSFSSPLVSSATDSSGITSIPSTPIDTYILTTMGTTSEAIKKSLSSTTVLVTTVSSSTAANPTSTTSAALNTTESTTPAVSTTPPTSQAATTSSDTSATTSATTTTAASSATPATTTANTGVTSVTTSPSSAASSTPATSIATTSGTTASSSITTVPTSTTSAALSTTEGTTSPTTTTAVATNTSVTSMITPQTTTSTIYTTPITTTTIATGSTAAVSNTTMAETQFATISINSYTTTTDRVSTTSAVSTTAPTTQAATTSSDTSATTSTTSTTAASSATPATTTANIGVTSVATSPSSAASSIPATSIATTSFSSPLVSSATDSSGITSIPSTPIDTYILTTMGTTSEAIKKSLSSTTVLVTTVSSSTAANPSSTTSAALNTTENTTSPTTTTAVATNTSSTPTTIPPTTTSTISTTPITTTTIATRSTAAVSNTTMAGTQFATISINSYTTTSDTLSTTSVASTTTPTTQAATTSSDTSATTSATTTTAASSATPATTTTANTGVTSVTTSPSSAASSTPATSIATTSGTTASSSITTVPTSTTSAALSTTEGTTSPTTTTAVATNTSVTSMITPQTTTSTIYTTPITTTTIATGSTAAVSNTTMAETQFATISINSYTTTTDRVSTTSAVSTTAPTTQAATTSSDTSATTSATTTTAASSATPATTTANTGVTSVTTTPSSAASSTPATSIATTSGTTASSSITTVPTSTTSAALSTTEGTTSPTTTTAVATNTSVTSMITPQTTTSTIYTTPITTTTIATGSTAAVSNTTMAETQFATISINSYTTTTDRVSTTSAVSTTAPTTQATTTSSDTSATTSTTSTTAASSATPATTTANIGVTSVATSPSSAASSIPATSIATTSFSSPLVSSATDSSGITSIPSTPIDTYILTTMGTTSEAIKKSLSSTTVLVTTVSSSTAANPSSTTSAALNTTENTTSPTTTTAVATNTSSTPTTIPPTTTSTISTTPITTTTIATRSTAAVSNTTMAGTQFATISINSYTTTSDTLSTTSVASTTTPTTQAATTSSDTSATTSATSTTAASSATPATTTANTGVTSVTTSPSSAASSTPATSIATTSGTTASSSITTVPTSTTSAALSTTEGTTSPTTTTAVATNTSVTSMITPQTTTSTIYTTPITTTTIATGSTAAVSNTTMAETQFATISINSYTTTTDRVSTTSAVSTTAPTTQAATTSSDTSATTSATTTTAASSATPATTTANTGVTSVTTSPSSAASSTPATSIATTSGTTASSSITTVPTSTTSAALSTTEGTTSPTTTTAVATNTSVTSMITPQTTTSTIYTTPITTTTIATGSTAAVSNTTMAETQFATISINSYTTTTDRVSTTSAVSTTAPTTQAATTSSDTSATTSTTSTTAASSATPATTTANIGVTSVATSPSSAASSIPATSIATTSFSSPLVSSATDSSGITSIPSTPIDTYILTTMGTTSEAIKKSLSSTTVLVTTVSSSTAANPSSTTSAALNTTENTTSPTTTTAVATNTSSTPTTIPPTTTSTISTTPITTTTIATRSTAAVSNTTMAGTQFATISINSYTTTSDTLSTTSVASTTTPTTQAATTSSDTSATTSATTTTAASSATPATTTTANTGVTSVTTSPSSAASSTPATSIATTSGTTASSSITTVPTSTTSAALSTTEGTTSPTTTTAVATNTSVTSMITPQTTTSTIYTTPSTTTTIATGYTNCHNHHCCLISHTCYYHR, encoded by the exons ATGTCCACAGCTACTACCTCTGTAAAATCCACCACAAACATCAAATCTGCCACCCCTTCTGCCATATCTGCTATCGCCAAGAAATATAGCCCTTCTACCATATCTCCTAAACCCTCAAATGTCATTAAAACTACCACTAAATTAACTATTACCAAGTCTTCCATTTTATCAAAAACATCTACTTCCAAAAAATCAACTCCCAATAACACTATGCACCAAAACCCTACCACCAGCACTACCATTTCCATCAAACCAGCAATGACCACATCAGCCAAAACAAGCAGAACCATCAAATCTACCAGTACACTGACCAGTTCCCTAAAATCCACCACTGTTGCAAAAACTACCACCAACAACCTTGGTGCCTCTATAGCTTCTTTCTCTAGGCCTGTGCCTAACAATGCAACATCACTTACTATTGCCACCACCCCAGCTATTATATCTAATGCCAGGAGCACTGCAACTTCGATGACCATTCCCTCAACCACAACTATTTCTGCTCCTACCACATTCACCTCAATGGTGGTTGCTCCCACTGGCCCCACATATCTCGTCTCTAACATAACCTCTTCAGGTACCTTGTCTCTTACCACAAGCACAGCAATGGCTACTAGCACTTCTGATACCTCTACCATCACCTCTCTAACAACCACTTCTACCACCAGTTCCACACctattaccaccaccactattGCCACTGGGTGCACAGCTGCTGTCTCTAACACAACAATGGCAGGGACTCAATTTGCCACCATTAGCATCAACTCTTATACAACAACCACTGATAGAGTTAGTACCACATCTGCTGTCTCCACAACTGCCCCTACCACACAAGCTACCACCACCTCTTCTGACACCTCAGCTACAACATCTACCACATCCACCACTGCTGCCTCTTCAGCCACACCTGCTACTACCACTGCTAACATTGGGGTCACTTCTGTTGCCACCAGCCCCTCATCAGCTGCTTCTTCTATTCCTGCAACATCTATTGCTACCACTAGTTTCTCTAGCCCACTGGTGTCCTCTGCAACAGACTCCTCAGGAATCACATCTATCCCTTCTACACCTATTGACACTTACATCCTCACCACCATGGGCACCACATCTGAAGCAATTAAAAAGTCTCTTTCCTCTACAACAGTTCTTGTCACCACTGTCTCTTCCTCCACTGCAGCCAATCCCACTAGCACCACCTCTGCTGCCTTGAACACAACTGAAAGCACCACACCTGCTGTCTCCACAACTCCCCCTACCTCACAAGCTGCCACCACCTCTTCTGACACCTCAGCTACAACATCTGCCACAACCACCACTGCTGCCTCTTCAGCCACACCTGCTACTACCACTGCTAACACTGGAGTCACTTCTGTTACCACCAGCCCCTCATCAGCTGCTTCTTCTACTCCTGCAACATCTATTGCCACCACTAGTGGCACCACTGCATCTTCCTCTATAACAACTGTTCCCACTAGCACCACCTCTGCTGCCTTAAGCACAACTGAAGGCACCACATCTCCTACCACTACCACAGCTGTGGCTACTAACACTTCTGTTACCTCTATGATCACCCCTCAAACAACCACTTCTACCATTTACACCACACctattaccaccaccactattGCCACTGGGTCCACAGCTGCTGTCTCTAACACAACAATGGCAGAGACTCAATTTGCCACCATTAGCATCAACTCTTATACAACAACCACTGATAGAGTTAGTACCACATCTGCTGTCTCCACAACTGCCCCTACCACACAAGCTGCTACCACCTCTTCTGACACCTCAGCTACAACATCTACCACATCCACCACTGCTGCCTCTTCAGCCACACCTGCTACTACCACTGCTAACATTGGGGTCACTTCTGTTGCCACCAGCCCCTCATCAGCTGCTTCTTCTATTCCTGCAACATCTATTGCTACCACTAGTTTCTCTAGCCCACTGGTGTCCTCTGCAACAGACTCCTCAGGAATCACATCTATCCCTTCTACACCTATTGACACTTACATCCTCACCACCATGGGCACCACATCTGAAGCAATTAAAAAGTCTCTTTCCTCTACAACAGTTCTTGTCACCACTGTCTCTTCCTCCACTGCAGCCAATCCCTCTAGCACCACCTCTGCTGccttgaacacaactgaaaacaccACATCTCCTACCACTACCACAGCTGTGGCTACTAACACTTCTAGTACCCCTACCACCATCCCTCCAACAACAACTTCTACCATTAGTACCACACctattaccaccaccactattGCTACTAGGTCCACAGCTGCTGTCTCTAACACAACAATGGCAGGGACTCAATTTGCCACCATTAGCATCAACTCTTATACAACAACCTCTGATACACTTAGCACCACTTCTGTTGCCTCCACAACTACCCCTACCACACAAGCTGCCACCACCTCTTCTGACACCTCAGCTACAACATCTGCCACAACCACCACTGCTGCCTCTTCAGCCACACCTGCTACTACTACCACTGCTAACACTGGAGTCACTTCTGTTACCACCAGCCCCTCATCAGCTGCTTCTTCTACTCCTGCAACATCTATTGCCACCACTAGTGGCACCACTGCATCTTCCTCTATAACAACTGTTCCCACTAGCACCACCTCTGCTGCCTTAAGCACAACTGAAGGCACCACATCTCCTACCACTACCACAGCTGTGGCTACTAACACTTCTGTTACCTCTATGATCACCCCTCAAACAACCACTTCTACCATTTACACCACACctattaccaccaccactattGCCACTGGGTCCACAGCTGCTGTCTCTAACACAACAATGGCAGAGACTCAATTTGCCACCATTAGCATCAACTCTTATACAACAACCACTGATAGAGTTAGCACCACATCTGCTGTCTCCACAACTGCCCCTACCACACAAGCTGCCACCACCTCTTCTGACACCTCAGCTACAACATCTGCCACAACCACCACTGCTGCCTCTTCAGCCACACCTGCTACTACCACTGCTAACACTGGAGTCACTTCTGTTACCACCACCCCCTCATCAGCTGCTTCTTCTACTCCTGCAACATCTATTGCCACCACTAGTGGCACCACTGCATCTTCCTCTATAACAACTGTTCCCACTAGCACCACCTCTGCTGCCTTAAGCACAACTGAAGGCACCACATCTCCTACCACTACCACAGCTGTGGCTACTAACACTTCTGTTACCTCTATGATCACCCCTCAAACAACCACTTCTACCATTTACACCACACctattaccaccaccactattGCCACTGGGTCCACAGCTGCTGTCTCTAACACAACAATGGCAGAGACTCAATTTGCCACCATTAGCATCAACTCTTATACAACAACCACTGATAGAGTTAGTACCACATCTGCTGTCTCCACAACTGCCCCTACCACACAAGCTACCACCACCTCTTCTGACACCTCAGCTACAACATCTACCACATCCACCACTGCTGCCTCTTCAGCCACACCTGCTACTACCACTGCTAACATTGGGGTCACTTCTGTTGCCACCAGCCCCTCATCAGCTGCTTCTTCTATTCCTGCAACATCTATTGCTACCACTAGTTTCTCTAGCCCACTGGTGTCCTCTGCAACAGACTCCTCAGGAATCACATCTATCCCTTCTACACCTATTGACACTTACATCCTCACCACCATGGGCACCACATCTGAAGCAATTAAAAAGTCTCTTTCCTCTACAACAGTTCTTGTCACCACTGTCTCTTCCTCCACTGCAGCCAATCCCTCTAGCACCACCTCTGCTGccttgaacacaactgaaaacaccACATCTCCTACCACTACCACAGCTGTGGCTACTAACACTTCTAGTACCCCTACCACCATCCCTCCAACAACAACTTCTACCATTAGTACCACACctattaccaccaccactattGCCACTAGGTCCACAGCTGCTGTCTCTAACACAACAATGGCAGGGACTCAATTTGCCACCATTAGCATCAACTCTTATACAACAACCTCTGATACACTTAGCACCACTTCTGTTGCCTCCACAACTACCCCTACGACACAAGCTGCCACCACCTCTTCTGACACCTCAGCTACAACATCTGCCACATCCACCACTGCTGCCTCTTCAGCCACACCTGCTACTACCACTGCTAACACTGGAGTCACTTCTGTTACCACCAGCCCCTCATCAGCTGCTTCTTCTACTCCTGCAACATCTATTGCCACCACTAGTGGCACCACTGCATCTTCCTCTATAACAACTGTTCCCACTAGCACCACCTCTGCTGCCTTAAGCACAACTGAAGGCACCACATCTCCTACCACTACCACAGCTGTGGCTACTAACACTTCTGTTACCTCTATGATCACCCCTCAAACAACCACTTCTACCATTTACACCACACctattaccaccaccactattGCCACTGGGTCCACAGCTGCTGTCTCTAACACAACAATGGCAGAGACTCAATTTGCCACCATTAGCATCAACTCTTATACAACAACCACTGATAGAGTTAGCACCACATCTGCTGTCTCCACAACTGCCCCTACCACACAAGCTGCCACCACCTCTTCTGACACCTCAGCTACAACATCTGCCACAACCACCACTGCTGCCTCTTCAGCCACACCTGCTACTACCACTGCTAACACTGGAGTCACTTCTGTTACCACCAGCCCCTCATCAGCTGCTTCTTCTACTCCTGCAACATCTATTGCCACCACTAGTGGCACCACTGCATCTTCCTCTATAACAACTGTTCCCACTAGCACCACCTCTGCTGCCTTAAGCACAACTGAAGGCACCACATCTCCTACCACTACCACAGCTGTGGCTACTAACACTTCTGTTACCTCTATGATCACCCCTCAAACAACCACTTCTACCATTTACACCACACctattaccaccaccactattGCCACTGGGTCCACAGCTGCTGTCTCTAACACAACAATGGCAGAGACTCAATTTGCCACCATTAGCATCAACTCTTATACAACAACCACTGATAGAGTTAGTACCACATCTGCTGTCTCCACAACTGCCCCTACCACACAAGCTGCTACCACCTCTTCTGACACCTCAGCTACAACATCTACCACATCCACCACTGCTGCCTCTTCAGCCACACCTGCTACTACCACTGCTAACATTGGGGTCACTTCTGTTGCCACCAGCCCCTCATCAGCTGCTTCTTCTATTCCTGCAACATCTATTGCTACCACTAGTTTCTCTAGCCCACTGGTGTCCTCTGCAACAGACTCCTCAGGAATCACATCTATCCCTTCTACACCTATTGACACTTACATCCTCACCACCATGGGCACCACATCTGAAGCAATTAAAAAGTCTCTTTCCTCTACAACAGTTCTTGTCACCACTGTCTCTTCCTCCACTGCAGCCAATCCCTCTAGCACCACCTCTGCTGccttgaacacaactgaaaacaccACATCTCCTACCACTACCACAGCTGTGGCTACTAACACTTCTAGTACCCCTACCACCATCCCTCCAACAACAACTTCTACCATTAGTACCACACctattaccaccaccactattGCTACTAGGTCCACAGCTGCTGTCTCTAACACAACAATGGCAGGGACTCAATTTGCCACCATTAGCATCAACTCTTATACAACAACCTCTGATACACTTAGCACCACTTCTGTTGCCTCCACAACTACCCCTACCACACAAGCTGCCACCACCTCTTCTGACACCTCAGCTACAACATCTGCCACAACCACCACTGCTGCCTCTTCAGCCACACCTGCTACTACTACCACTGCTAACACTGGAGTCACTTCTGTTACCACCAGCCCCTCATCAGCTGCTTCTTCTACTCCTGCAACATCTATTGCCACCACTAGTGGCACCACTGCATCTTCCTCTATAACAACTGTTCCCACTAGCACCACCTCTGCTGCCTTAAGCACAACTGAAGGCACCACATCTCCTACCACTACCACAGCTGTGGCTACTAACACTTCTGTTACCTCTATGATCACCCCTCAAACAACCACTTCTACCATTTACACCACACCTAGTACTACCACCACTATTGCCACTGG CTACACCAACTGCCACAACCACCACTGCTGCCTCATCAGCCACACCTGCTACTACCACCGCTAA